From the genome of Mucilaginibacter paludis DSM 18603:
ATGAGTATAATGGAAACGATATGCGATGCAAGCCTTTTCATAGTTGTTGTTAAGTGTGTTATATGTTAGTTTTTTTAAAAGAAACCATAGCTAAGGGAACAAAATAAAGTGATTTATCCAAAAAAAATATATCAACACCAGGATGGTACGCTCTATCGTACTTCAGGGTGGGGTATTTTTTTGCTGCAACCAAGGATATGATTACTTAGCGAAATGGCATGCCTTGGGTATGGCGGGTAAAGTTGTTAGGCATATTTGTTTGATCTTAAAAATAACTTAATCTTTCAGCCGTTGTAAGGCATGTTATCATTTTTGCGAATTAGCGATTTGAAATTTATTCATTTTAAGAAAAAATTTCTACTAAGCAGATTAAATTGATAGAACATTGTGAAAAATTGAAACATTATTATAAATTCGCAATCATTATTGCATAATTCATTACAAAAAACGCATATTTGAACCAAGCTTTACAAAACAATTAAACAATGGCAACAAAACTCGAGTACATTTGGCTTGATGGTTACAAACCAACACAAAGCCTTCGTAGCAAAACTAAAATTGTAGACGATTTCGGCGGAACATTAGGCGAATGCCCTGATTGGAGCTTTGACGGTTCTTCAACCGAGCAGGCACCAGGTGGTTCGTCAGACTGTATCCTTAAACCAGTTTTCATTTGCCCGGATCCACAAAGAAAAAGCGCTTTCTTGGTTATGTGCGAAGTATTAGATTCAAGTGGTCAGCCGCACGAATCCAATGGTCGCGCTCTGATCGAAGATGACGATAATGATTTCTGGTTTGGTTTTGAGCAGGAGTACTTCCTGTGGGATCCAAAAACCAACAAACCGCTTGGTTTCCCTGCTGGTGGTTACCCAGGCCCTCAAGGTCCTTACTACTGCTCTGTAGGTGCTAACAATGCATTTGGAAGAGAGATTATCGAAGAGCACCTTGATGTATGTTTAGATGCTGGTTTAAATGTTGAAGGTATCAACGCTGAAGTTGCTGCCGGACAATGGGAATTCCAGATTTTTGCTAAAGGCGCAAAAGAAGCAGGTGATCAAATTTGGGTTGCCCGTTATTTATTAGAAAGAATAGGCGAAAGCTATGGCGTTGCCATCAACTGGCATTGCAAACCATTAGGTCAATTAGACTGGAATGGTTCTGGTATGCACGCTAACTTCTCAAATACTACTTTAAGAACAGCTGCAAGTCAGGAAACTTATACCAAAATTTTGGAAGCTTTCCGTCCGCCAGAAGTTGTTAAGGCGCATATTGCCGTTTACGGTGCCGATAACGAGCAGCGCTTAACAGGTAAACACGAAACTGCTTCTATCAACGATTACAGCTATGGCGTATCAGATCGTGGTGCTTCTATCCGTATCCCTCTGTACACAGTACAAAAAGGCTGGAGCGGTTACCTGGAAGATCGTCGCCCTAACTCTGCTGCCGATCCATATAAAGTGGCTGCAGTGATCATTAAAACTGTAAAATCAGCCCAATTATAATTCCCCGATGATTTAGCGTAATAAAAAATGTCATTTCAACAAAGCATCAAGAGCAATCTTCGGGCTGAGTTGAAATGACATTTTTGTTTTTAACACTTTACAAAAGAAGCGAGAGGCTTAGCTTTATGTTTCCGTTTCTTACCTCCCGCTTCTATCTTACTGTTTCTTGCCTTCCCGCCTCACGCCTCACGCTTCTTGCTTCCTGCCTCCTGCCTCTCGCTTCTTACCTCTTGCTTCCTACCTCTTACTTCCTGCTTCTTATCCCCTTTTTTTAACCTGATACGGTTGACAATCGCGCTACTTGGTTATCTTTACTCTATTATAAACGTATTAGATTTTTATTGCCATGGATAAACATCAACTTATTGAATACTTGAATGAAAAAGATATACATAAAATAAAATTTGCTTTTGCCGATATTGATGGCGTGTTGCGGGGGAAGATAATTAACAAGCAAAAGTTTATAGATGGCCTGCAGGATGGCTATGGTTTTTGTGATGTTGTTTTTGGCTGGGATAGCAGCGATAGTTGTTATGATAACATTGACCTTACAGGCTGGCACACCGGGTATCCCGACAGGATTTGCCGGATTGATATGGATACCTTCCGTACCATACCCTGGCAAAACGATATTCCGTTTTTTATAGCTGATTTTAGCAAAGCTGATGGAAATGATCTGCATAGCTGCCCGCGCAGTTTATTGAAGCGCATTGCCGATGATGCCCGTCAAATGGGCTTTCATCCGGAGTTTTCCCAAGAGTTTGAATGGTTTAATTTTGTGGAGACTCCCCAGTCTGTACAGGAAAAAGGTTTTGCCAGGCTGCAAACTTTAACACCGGGTATGTTTGGCTACTCTATCCTGCGTACATCCCAGCATAGCGATTACTATTACGATCTTTTTGATCTGCTCCAAAAATTCAATGTGCCCTTAGAGGGGCTGCATACCGAAACCGGCCCCGGAGTATACGAAGCAGCCATTATGCACGACCATGTTTTGCAAGCTGCTGATAAAGCCGCGCTGTTTAAAAATGCTGCTAAAGAGATAGCCTCTAAGCACGGTATCATGGCATCTTTTATGGCTAAATGGAACGATGCCCTGCCCGGTTGCAGCGGCCATATCCACCAAAGCTTATGGAGCCTCGATAAAACTGAAAATTTGTTTTACGATGGTACGGATGCTCATGATATGAGCGATACCTTTAAGCACTACGTGGCGGGGCAGTTATATTGCCTGCCTCATTTACTGCCTATGTATGCACCTACCATCAATAGCTATAAACGCCTGGTAGAGGGGGCATGGGCACCAACAACCATAACCTGGGGTTTTGATAACCGCACCGCGGCATTAAGGGTGCTGCATCCTTCAAAAAAATATACCCGGTTAGAAACCCGCATTCCCGGTTCTGATAATAACCCTTACCTGGGTATGGCGGCGGCCCTGGCATCGGGCTTGTATGGTATCAAACACAAACTGGCTCTGGATATTCCGCCTACGGTTGGCAACGGCTACCTGGATACAAAAAATGGTAAGTTAAAGCCTAATTTATACGATGCGGCTATGGATATGAAAAATTCGGCGCTGGCGAAAGAATTGTTTGGCAGCGCTTTTGTTGAGCACTTTACACAAACCCGCTTATGGGAGTGTAAGCAATACGCCAAACATGTAAGCGATTGGGAGTTGAAAAGGTATTTCGAGATTATATGATGATTGGGATTACATTGATTGGGATTACACAGATTTTGAAGGGAGATTACACTGATTATTGATTGGGATTACACAGATTTTTGAAGGGCGATTACACCGATTGATTTGATTAGGGTTTACACTGATTATTGCAAGGGCATAGACTAATTATTTATGTTTGTTGTCATTAAAGCACACAATCAAACCGATCAAATCAAAAGCAATCAGTGCAATCAATCAATCATCGGTGAAATCAAAAGAATATATATGAACTATACCGCTATTATAAAAAAAGCCTGGCAAGGGTATGACGATTCAAAGCACATCCGGAGTATTGAGGATATCAGCGCCCTGGTATCTACCAATCATGTATTCCGCATTACGTTTATAGATGATGATATTGTTATTGCCAAGCTATCGTACTTCGGTAAATACGAACATTTTAAGGAGGATCATCGCATCATCCACTCCCTTTGCAATAACCTGCTTTACCCTTTCGAGAATTTGTTATCCAAATCGCTCTTAAAAAATAACAGGGTTTATACTTACCGTTATAAATGGGGGAAAACTGATGCCTGGGTTGTTTTTTACAACCCTACCCGGGTTATGCAGCGTTTGCCACGCCGCTTGGACGAACATCAGATCCGTAAGTTGGCCCAGCAGATTGCCAAGTTTCACAAAGCTTGCTCGCGCGTTAGCAATGTATTGCCCAAATCGTCGAAGACTTTACGGACCGATATGAATACCCTTACGGAGCAACTCCATGCCAACCCGATGAAGTTTGGATCGTTGGACAAAGGCGAAGTGATTGAGTATCACTGCGAGCAATTTTTAAAATACCGTACAAAATACAATGCCGGTACTTTTGAAACCATACCGGTTTTTATCGACTGGAACATTGGCAATTTCTCGGTAAATAATAAGCTGGAGCTATTTTCGCGATGGGATTATGATTGGTTCCGGATGAGTTCGCGTATGATGGACTTTTATTTTTTCAGCAGGGTAGTATCAGATGCA
Proteins encoded in this window:
- a CDS encoding glutamine synthetase beta-grasp domain-containing protein; the encoded protein is MATKLEYIWLDGYKPTQSLRSKTKIVDDFGGTLGECPDWSFDGSSTEQAPGGSSDCILKPVFICPDPQRKSAFLVMCEVLDSSGQPHESNGRALIEDDDNDFWFGFEQEYFLWDPKTNKPLGFPAGGYPGPQGPYYCSVGANNAFGREIIEEHLDVCLDAGLNVEGINAEVAAGQWEFQIFAKGAKEAGDQIWVARYLLERIGESYGVAINWHCKPLGQLDWNGSGMHANFSNTTLRTAASQETYTKILEAFRPPEVVKAHIAVYGADNEQRLTGKHETASINDYSYGVSDRGASIRIPLYTVQKGWSGYLEDRRPNSAADPYKVAAVIIKTVKSAQL
- a CDS encoding glutamine synthetase family protein — encoded protein: MDKHQLIEYLNEKDIHKIKFAFADIDGVLRGKIINKQKFIDGLQDGYGFCDVVFGWDSSDSCYDNIDLTGWHTGYPDRICRIDMDTFRTIPWQNDIPFFIADFSKADGNDLHSCPRSLLKRIADDARQMGFHPEFSQEFEWFNFVETPQSVQEKGFARLQTLTPGMFGYSILRTSQHSDYYYDLFDLLQKFNVPLEGLHTETGPGVYEAAIMHDHVLQAADKAALFKNAAKEIASKHGIMASFMAKWNDALPGCSGHIHQSLWSLDKTENLFYDGTDAHDMSDTFKHYVAGQLYCLPHLLPMYAPTINSYKRLVEGAWAPTTITWGFDNRTAALRVLHPSKKYTRLETRIPGSDNNPYLGMAAALASGLYGIKHKLALDIPPTVGNGYLDTKNGKLKPNLYDAAMDMKNSALAKELFGSAFVEHFTQTRLWECKQYAKHVSDWELKRYFEII